CCTGCAGCATGCCGGCGACTGGGACGCGGCCGGGCGGATGCTGGCCGATGCGGCGCGCGCGCTGAAGGCCGCGGGCGCGGACTTCCTGGTGCTGTGTACCAACACCATGCACAAGGTCGCGCCAGCCATCGAGGCGGCAGTGGACATCCCTCTGCTGCACATTGCCGACCCGACTGCGGAGGCGATCCGCGAGGCGGGGATCACGACGGTCGGCCTGCTGGGAACGCGCTTCACGATGGAGCAAGCATTCTACAAGGACCGCCTGGCCGAGCGCTTCGGGTTGCAGGTGCTCACGCCCCCGGACAAGGAGCGCGAGGTGGTGCACCGGATCATCTACGAAGAACTCTGCCTGGGGCGGATTCTCGATGAATCGCGCGAGGCGTATCGGCAAGTGATTGCCTCGCTGCAAGAGCGCGGCGCCCAGGCGGTGATCCTCGGCTGTACCGAGATTTCCCTGCTGGTCGGCCCGCAGGATGCGAAGGTGCCGCTATTCGATACCACCGCCATCCATGCGCGCCAGGCTGCTGAACGCGCGCTCTGAAACTGGGCGGGGATAACCCCGCCACGGGGTGGTCAGTCGCCGCTGGAACCGCCCGGGTAGGCGCAGCCGTGCATGACCTGGCTGTCCACGCGCAGCTCGGCGGAGAGGTTGCTCAGTGCGCCGCTCATGCCGTCCTGGCAACGTGCCGGGGCGACCCACAGCTCCAGCTTCTCGCCGTTGGCTTCGCTGGAGTAGCTGGTGCTGCCGTTGGGCAGGCCTTCCGCGATGTAGGGCACTACCAGCGAGGGTTTGCCGGGCTGTTCGAGCAGCAGGCCCTGGTTGTTGATCAGCACGCTCCAGCCCGGCTCATTGCCGTGGGCGCGGACGATGCTGCGCTTGAAGTTCGGGTCGTCGCAGCCGGCGCCTTCATTCTGCAGACGGTACAGCTTGCTGACTTCCAGCTTGCCGTCGGTGCCGGCGGCGGTGCTGCCGCTGAAGTTTCCGCGCAGGTCGACGAACAGGGTGCTGGCACCATCCTCGAAGAGGGTCTTGGCTTCACGGGGCAGGCCGGTGTTGCCGCTATCCTCGATACTGAAGCGGCGTTGCTCGCTGCAACTGCGGAAGACCAGCTTGCCGTCCTGCTGGCTCAGTTCGCCCTGCAGGCGGGTGCTGGCGTTAAGGTCGGTCTTGTCGGGTGTCCACACCTGGCAGGCGGCGAACAGAGGTAGCAGGCTGTAGAGGATGAAACGGCTGGATCGCATGGACGGACTCCCTCGAAAGTGGGCTCACGTTACCGAGCGAGGCCGGGCATCTCAAGGACTTGTGCAGGAGAAAGTCGATGATTCGTTGCAAGCGAGCCTATGAGCCGGCGGCCGCGGAAGACGGCCAGCGGGTGTTGGTGGACCGCCTCTGGCCAAGGGGCATCCGCAAAGAGGCGCTGCATCTGGAGCACTGGGCCAAGGACGCATCGCCGTCCAATGAACTGCGTCAGCGCTTCCATCATGACCCGAGCCTGTTCGAGGAGTTTCGAACGGCCTATCACGCTGAGTTGAACGCTCACCCGGAGCACTGGATGGGCCTGCTGGACCTGGCCCGCAAGGGTACGCTGACGCTGCTCTATGGCGCGAAGGATGAGGAACACAACAACGCGCGGGTGCTGGCGGAATTCCTCGAAGACGAGTTGGAGAAACAGGCCGAGGGGAGTTCGCCGGTCTGCTATGCGGGGAAGACCGAGTGAGGTTCCGTTCGCGAGCCTGCGCGCCAGTTGGCTCGCGGAGCCGCAGGATGGGTGGAGCGAGGTGCTACCCGCCGGCAACGCTCACCGGTTCGTCGATGGATATCGCGTCGCTCCACGCCACCGTCACCAGATTTTGTAGACCTGCCCGGTCTGCGCCCCTTCTACGCTGCGAGCGAAGCCCAGCGCCGCGTCCGCAGCCGGAACCGGCTTGAAGCCACGGAAGAACGGTGCGTAGCTCTCCATCGACTCCACCAGCACGTTCGGGCTGACCACGTTGATCCGCTGGCCGCGCGGCAGCTCCAGCGCGGCGCTGCGTGCGAAGCCTTCCAGCGCGCCGTTGACCAGGCTGGCCGAACTGCCCAGGACGATCGGCTGCTCGCTGAGAATGCCACTGGTGAGGGTGAAGGAGGCGCCGTCGTTGGCGTAGCGGCTGCCGATGAGTACCAGGTTCACCTGCCCCATGAGCTTGTCTTTCAGGCCGACCGCCATCTCCTCTTCGCCCATTTCGTCGAGCTGGCCGAAATGCACTTTGCCGGCGGCGCTGACCAGTGCGTCGAAGCCGCCGGTCTGCTCGAACAGCGCGCGGATCGACGCGCTATCGGTGATGTCCACCCGCAGGTCGCCGCTATTGCGGCCGACGCGGATGATTTCGTGGCGCTGGCCCAGTTCAGCCTCAACCGCCTTGCCCAGGGTGCCGCTGGCACCGATCAGGATGATTTTCATGAAAGCTCCGAGGGGATTTGTAGGGAAGACGGGGCCAGTCTAGAGTGGCATTTCGTTGTGATAATCCTGCCAATTGACAACCTTTGGTTTTCATATGGAAACAATAGCCGGCGATCTGGAAGACCTTTCCGCCTTCGCCATCCTGCTGGAAAGCGGCAGTTTCACCCGTGCCGCGGAGCGCCTGGGATGCAGCAAGGGGCAACTGTCGAAGCGCATATCGGCGCTCGAGCACGCGCTGGGAACGACACTGCTGCACCGGACCACCCGGCGCCTGTCGCTGACGGCCGCTGGCACGGCGCTACTGCCGGAAGTGCAGGCACTCAACGCCCAGGCATCGCGGGCGCGGCGCGCAGTGCTGGCGTTGCAGGAAGAAGCCCAGGGTACGGTACGCCTGAGTGTGCCGGTGTCTCTGGGGGAGACTTTCTTCGATGCCTGGCTGATGGAGTTTTCCCGTGAGTACCCGGACATTCGCCTGGAGCTGGATCTGTCCAACGAGCGCCGCGACCTGGTGGCGGATGGCTTCGACCTGGCCATTCGCTCCGGCAGCATGGCCGGTGACGAGCGCCTGGTGGCGAGGCCGCTGTTCGCCTTGCAGGAACTGACCTGCGCGACGCCGGCCTACCTGGAGGAACACGGCGCTCCGACATCGCCGGCGGAGCTGGGCGGGCACTCCTGCCTGCAGAACACCCACTACCCGGATCATGACGTCTGGCTTTACCAGCGTCGCCATGAGCTGTTCCGGGTGTCCGTCGGCGGCGTGCTGGCGAGCAATCACTACACGTTGCTGAAGAAGGCCGCGCTGGCGGGGGCGGGCATCAGCCGACTGCCCTCCTACATGATTCAGCAGGAACTGGCCGAGGGCCG
The Pseudomonas triclosanedens DNA segment above includes these coding regions:
- a CDS encoding COG3650 family protein, with the translated sequence MRSSRFILYSLLPLFAACQVWTPDKTDLNASTRLQGELSQQDGKLVFRSCSEQRRFSIEDSGNTGLPREAKTLFEDGASTLFVDLRGNFSGSTAAGTDGKLEVSKLYRLQNEGAGCDDPNFKRSIVRAHGNEPGWSVLINNQGLLLEQPGKPSLVVPYIAEGLPNGSTSYSSEANGEKLELWVAPARCQDGMSGALSNLSAELRVDSQVMHGCAYPGGSSGD
- a CDS encoding aspartate/glutamate racemase family protein, giving the protein MNTIGLIGGMSWESTIPYYRQINQTIKERLGGLHSAKIVLYSVDFHDIERLQHAGDWDAAGRMLADAARALKAAGADFLVLCTNTMHKVAPAIEAAVDIPLLHIADPTAEAIREAGITTVGLLGTRFTMEQAFYKDRLAERFGLQVLTPPDKEREVVHRIIYEELCLGRILDESREAYRQVIASLQERGAQAVILGCTEISLLVGPQDAKVPLFDTTAIHARQAAERAL
- a CDS encoding LysR family transcriptional regulator, with amino-acid sequence METIAGDLEDLSAFAILLESGSFTRAAERLGCSKGQLSKRISALEHALGTTLLHRTTRRLSLTAAGTALLPEVQALNAQASRARRAVLALQEEAQGTVRLSVPVSLGETFFDAWLMEFSREYPDIRLELDLSNERRDLVADGFDLAIRSGSMAGDERLVARPLFALQELTCATPAYLEEHGAPTSPAELGGHSCLQNTHYPDHDVWLYQRRHELFRVSVGGVLASNHYTLLKKAALAGAGISRLPSYMIQQELAEGRLVWLLRDYQTRTQPVFLIHPYQGRLPRRTQLLADYLLRWFERSRRQLVALEG
- a CDS encoding DUF488 domain-containing protein, which produces MIRCKRAYEPAAAEDGQRVLVDRLWPRGIRKEALHLEHWAKDASPSNELRQRFHHDPSLFEEFRTAYHAELNAHPEHWMGLLDLARKGTLTLLYGAKDEEHNNARVLAEFLEDELEKQAEGSSPVCYAGKTE
- a CDS encoding short chain dehydrogenase; the encoded protein is MKIILIGASGTLGKAVEAELGQRHEIIRVGRNSGDLRVDITDSASIRALFEQTGGFDALVSAAGKVHFGQLDEMGEEEMAVGLKDKLMGQVNLVLIGSRYANDGASFTLTSGILSEQPIVLGSSASLVNGALEGFARSAALELPRGQRINVVSPNVLVESMESYAPFFRGFKPVPAADAALGFARSVEGAQTGQVYKIW